The stretch of DNA GGACGTTCCATAGAACTTCCGCAGAAGAGGGACAGACATGGGAGGCAATAATCCCGCCACCAAAGAATGGCGAATGAGCAGACCGGGACGTTCCTGAGAAGGCTGACAGGCAGTATCTGCAGGGCTTCTCAGGAACGTCCCGGTTCTTCTCCTTCTATGTCCCCCCAGCTCTGTCCCCGATCTGCGGAAGTTCTAAGGAACGTCCCGGTTCTGCGGTTCTTACGTCCGGTCCTTCTTCGTGTACCAGCGGTCGTAGAACGTCAGGTAATCGCCGGAACGGACCGACTGCCACCACGACTCGTTATCCAGGTACCAGCGGACCGTCGCCTCGAGGCCTTCCTTGAAGGAGACCTGCGGGACGACGCCCAGCTCCGTCCGGATCTTGGTGTCGTCGATGGCGTACCGGCGGTCGTGGCCGGGGCGGTCGGGGACGAACTTCATGAAGGAGGCGTCCTTGCCCATCGCCTCGAGGAGGAGCTTCGTGATTTCGATATTGGTCCGTTCGTTCCCGCCCCCCACGTTGTACACCTCGCCGGGCCGGCCGCGCAGGAGGACGGCCTCCACCGCGCGGGAGTGGTCGTCCACGTGGATCCAGTCCCGGACGTTCATCCCGTCGCCGTAAACGGGGACCTGCTTTCCCTCATGGAGCAGCGTCACGAAGAACGGGATGATCTTCTCCGGAAACTGGTAGGGCCCGTAATTGTTGGAGCAGCGGGTGACGAGCGCGGGGAAGCCGTACGTCTTGAAATAGGCTCGGACGAGGAGGTCGGCCGCCGTCTTGCTGGCGGCGTAGGGGGAGTTGGGGCGCAGCGGCGAATCCTCCGAGAACTTGCCCTTCGGCCCCAGCGAGCCGTACACCTCGTCGGTCGAGATCTGGAGGTACCGCCCGACGCCGGATTTCCGGGCCGCGTCCATCAGCGCTTGCGTCCCGAGGATGTTCGTCCTCAGGAAAAGGGAGGGGTCGTCGATGCTGCGGTCCACGTGCGTCTCCGCGGCGAAGTTGATCACCGCGTCCGGCCGCTCTTCAGAGAAGATCCGCCCCACGTCCTCAGCGTCGCAGATGTCGGCACGGAGGAAGCGGTACCGCGGGTCCCCCGCCACGTCCGCCAGGTTCGCGAGGTTGCCCGCGTAGGTGAGCTTGTCGACGATGACGACCTGCCAGTCGGACCGCGCCCGCAGCGCGTACCGGACGAAGTTCGATCCGATGAAGCCGGCGGCCCCGGTGATCAGCACCTTCATGCGTGCGCCTTCCCCGCGGAGAGGGATGCGAGGAATTCCTCCACCGCGTCCTGCCAGTGCCTCGGAGACTCGCCCGTGATCTCCCGGTACTTCTCCTTGCTCAGGACGGAGTACGCGGGGCGCG from Thermodesulfobacteriota bacterium encodes:
- the rfbB gene encoding dTDP-glucose 4,6-dehydratase encodes the protein MKVLITGAAGFIGSNFVRYALRARSDWQVVIVDKLTYAGNLANLADVAGDPRYRFLRADICDAEDVGRIFSEERPDAVINFAAETHVDRSIDDPSLFLRTNILGTQALMDAARKSGVGRYLQISTDEVYGSLGPKGKFSEDSPLRPNSPYAASKTAADLLVRAYFKTYGFPALVTRCSNNYGPYQFPEKIIPFFVTLLHEGKQVPVYGDGMNVRDWIHVDDHSRAVEAVLLRGRPGEVYNVGGGNERTNIEITKLLLEAMGKDASFMKFVPDRPGHDRRYAIDDTKIRTELGVVPQVSFKEGLEATVRWYLDNESWWQSVRSGDYLTFYDRWYTKKDRT